A portion of the Lolium rigidum isolate FL_2022 chromosome 1, APGP_CSIRO_Lrig_0.1, whole genome shotgun sequence genome contains these proteins:
- the LOC124685048 gene encoding single-stranded DNA-binding protein WHY1, chloroplastic-like, with translation MPPPLSLSLPSPPPALQPLSLLPQHAKVLSHSLALSSRPPPSSVCSVVPARHSDYFDPRAPPPPPQRDVYGTPPPTPAQGSPGARVFASYSIYKGKAALAFDPRPPQFVPLESGALKVVKEGFVLLQFAPAVAARQYDWSRKQVFSLSVWEMGTLLSLGPTDSCEFFHDPFKGRSDEGKVRKVLKVEPTPDGNGRFFNLSVQNRLLNVDESIYIPITKGEYAVIVSTFNYIIPHIMGWSTFTNSIKPEDSQPYSRPQSSPELEWRR, from the exons ATGCCGCCGCCGCTCTCCCTCTcgctcccctcgccgccgcctgccCTCCAGCCCCTCTCCCTCCTCCCGCAGCACGCCAAGGTGCTATCCCACTCCCTCGCCCTCTCCTCCAGGCCCCCGCCCTCCTCCGTCTGCTCCGTCGTCCCCGCGCGCCACTCCGACTACTTCGACCCccgggccccgccgccgccgccgcagcgcgACGTGTACGGGACACCGCCTCCGACGCCGGCGCAGGGGAGTCCGGGCGCGAGGGTCTTCGCCAGCTACAGCATCTACAAGGGCAAGGCGGCGCTCGCCTTCGACCCCAGGCCCCCGCAGTTCGTGCCGCTCGAA TCTGGGGCGCTCAAGGTGGTCAAGGAGGGGTTCGTGCTGCTCCAGTTCGCCCCAGCGGTGGCGGCCAGGCAGTATGATTGGAGCCGTAAGCAG GTGTTCTCGTTATCTGTGTGGGAGATGGGAACCTTGCTTTCTCTTGGTCCAACAGATTCGTGCGAGTTCTTTCACGACCCTTTCAAGGGGAGGAG CGATGAAGGTAAAGTTCGCAAGGTTCTAAAGGTTGAGCCAACACCTGATGGCAATGGTCGCTTTTTCAACCTCA GTGTTCAAAACCGCCTTTTGAACGTTGATGAAAGCATTTACATCCCCATAACCAAAGGAGAATATGCGGTCATTGTATCGACTTTCAAT TACATCATACCACACATCATGGGATGGAGTACATTTACAAATTCTATCAAGCCTGAGGATTCACAGCCATACAGCAGGCCTCAATCGTCGCCTGAACTTGAGTGGAGACGGTGA